Part of the bacterium genome is shown below.
CTATGGTTTTCTGTCCGAGAATGCAGGCTTCGCTGACCGCGTGGCCCGCGAAGGTTTGATCTGGGTCGGTCCGCCCGCATCCGCGATCAATGCCATGGGCTCCAAGACTGAGGCGCGCGCCTTGATGATCGCGGCAAACGTCCCGGTCGTTCCGGGCACCAAGGGCGCCGTGGCCTCGGCTGACGAAGCCATCGAGTTCGCCCGCAAGGCGGGTTTCCCCGTGCTGCTTAAGGCCGCGGCCGGCGGCGGCGGCAAGGGCATGCGCGTCGTACGCAACGAAGCGGATCTGGCGGCGGCGTTGGCCGCGGCGCAGCGCGAAGCAAAGTCGGCGTTCGGCGACGATGCCGTGTATGTTGAAAAGTACCTCGAAGAACCGAAGCACATTGAAGTACAGATCTTCGCCGACAAGCATGGTGACGCCATCTACCTGGGCGAACGTGAATGCTCAATGCAGCGCCGTCATCAGAAGATCATCGAGGAAGCACCGTCAGCGGCCGTTTCGCCCGAGCTGCGCAAGCGCATTGGCGAAACAGCGGTGATGGCTGCCAAGGCATGCGGTTATGCGAATGCCGGAACGTGCGAATTCCTGTTGGACAAGAGCGGCGAGTTCTACTTCCTGGAAATGAACACTCGCTTGCAGGTCGAACATCCCGTGACGGAAATGGTGACCGGACTTGACCTTGTGCGGATGCAGATCGAAGTTGCGCGCGGCGAAAAACTGAAGCTGAAGCAAGCAGACGTGCAGTTGCGCGGTCACGCCATTGAAGTTCGTGTCTACGCGGAAGACGTTATGGCCGGATTCCTGCCGTCTACGGGGACTTTGGAAGTCTGGCGTCCGGCGACTGGACCCGGGCTGCGGGAAGACACCGGTATGTATGAGGGCGCGGAGATCAGCCGATTCTACGATCCGATGATCTCGAAGCTCGTTGCCTACGGCGAGAATCGTGAAGCGGCGATTGACCGGATGTGCCGGGCGTTGCGCGAGTACTATGTCGCCGGCGTGATGACGAACGTTGGCTTCTGTCACTTTGTTTTGAAACGCGACGAATTCCGCAGCGGTGAATTTGACACAGGCACAGTCGAACGCATTCTTCTGCCGGCTTACGGAGAGTACGTGCGGAGCGGTGAAGACATTCCGGAGTGGCTGCCCGCTGCTATTGCGGTGGCCAACAAAATTTACCGCACCAAGCGGGAACAATACACTCCGAACGGACACCCCGCTTCGGGTTGGAAGACCGGTGGCCGCACCAAATCACTTAAGAATCGCTGGTGAAAATATGTTTGACCGCACAACTGTTAAAGTAGGCGACGCCGAGTTTCTCGTGCAGCGCACCGACGAGGAAATCCTCGTCAATGGAAAAAAAGTCGAGACGCCTGAGATTTCGCTGATCAACCGCTTTGTCACCGTCAGATTACCGAACCGCGTTGAGCGGTTTTCGGTCAATCGCAACGGTGACGATCTCTGGCTTACGATTCACGGACGCGTATTACCGCTCGTGATTGAAACCGAACGCGACCGGTTGCTGAAAGTCGCGTCACAGGCAGCCGAAGGCGAAGGCGGCGCCGCGACAATTCGCGCAGCGATGCCGGGGCTGGTCGTGAAGATCATCGCCAAGGTAGGTCAGGTTGTCAAACGCGGCGAACCCGTGTTGATTCTTGAAGCCATGAAGATGGAAAACGAAGTGCGGTCGCCGGCGGACGGTACCGTGCAGGAAATCCGGGTCAACGAGCGCGACTCTGTCGAAAAAGGCGCTCCGTTGATGCTCGTGGGCTAAGGGATCGGACAATCAAAATATGGAACAACGAGAACGATGGCGCAAGGCGTTAGACGCTCTGACGTCTAAACACGCCGAGCGCCGCCCCAAATTTGTAACGGAAAGCGGCTTGGCAGTCGAGCCGTTGTATGAGCCGGACGTTTCCTTTGATCCGGCTGACCGCCTTGGGTATCCCGGACAGTTTCCGTTCACGCGCGGTGTGCAGCCCAATATGTACCGCGGTAAATTCTGGACGATGCGGCAGTACGCGGGATTCGGAACGGCAGAGGAATCGAATGCGCGCTATCGCTATTTGCTGAGTCAAGGCACCACCGGGTTATCCGTCGCGTTTGATTTGCCCACGCAGATCGGCTACGACAGCGACTCCGCCGAGGCGGCTGGCGAAGTGGGACGAGTGGGCGTCGCCGTGAGCAGCATTGAAGATATGCAGGTGCTGTTTCACGATATCCCGCTTGAGAAAGTCAGCACTTCGATGACTATCAATGCCACCGCTCCCGTGTTGATGGCGCTTTATATTGCTGTCGCCCGTTCGCGGGGCATTGCCGAGTCTGATCTTGAAGGTACTGTGCAGAATGATATTCTGAAGGAATTCATCGCGCGCGGTACTTACATCTATCCGCCAACACAGTCGCTGCGGCTGGTGACAGACGTCATTGACTACTGCCGCGTGAATTTGCCGAAGTGGAACACAATCTCTATTTCTGGCTATCACATCCGCGAGGCCGGTTCGACAGCCGTACAGGAATTGGCATTCACCTTCTCGAATGCGGCGGCGTATGTGCGCGCGGCGCAGGCGCGAGGGTTGGACATCGATGCCTTCGCGCCGCGACTGGCTTTCTTCTGGGGTTGCCATAACAACTTCCTCGAAGAAATCGCTAAGTTCCGCGCTTCGCGCCGAATCTGGGCGAAGTTGATGCGGGACCGACTCGGTGCAAAAAGCGAACGGTCGTGGATGCTGCGTTTTCACACTCAGACTGCCGGTTGCACGCTGACAGCGCAACAACCGGACAATAACGCGGTGCGCGTGACGCTGCAAGCGTTAGCTGCCGTTCTGGGAGGAACACAAAGCCTGCACACGAATGCCCTTGATGAGGCATTGGGTCTGCCGACGGAACGGACCGCGCAAGTCGCGTTGCGCACACAACAGATCATTGCCTACGAGTCCGGCGTGGCCGACACGGTAGACCCGCTTGGCGGAAGCTACTATGTTGAAGAACTGACAAACCGTATCGAAGCCGAAGTGTGGCAAGAGATTGACCACGTCGAGCAATTGGGCGGATCGGTTGCCGCAATTGAAAAGCACTACTTCCAGGATGCGATCGCGCGCGAAGCGTACCGCTATCAGAAGGAAGTGGAAGATCTGGACCGCGTGATCGTCGGTGTGAACAAATTCCACGTCGCCGAAAAGGGCGAGCCGCCGGTCTTGCATGTAGATCCGTCGCTTGAAGAAAAACAGCGGGCGAATCTCGCAAAACTGCGCCGCGAGCGCGACGCGACAAAGGTCGCAACCTCGCTTACGCAGCTCCGTGCGGCGGCGCAGGGTACCGAGAACATGATGCCTGTCCTGATCGCCGCCGTCGAGCACAAGGCAACACTGGGCGAAATCTCCAACTGCCTGCGCGAGGCTTGGGGAGTCTACACAGACGTATGATCGCGTGGGACGAGAAACAGCTGCACTGGCATCTGAGCACGCGCCGTTTCGGTCGGCAGGCTCGCTATTTCGACGTGCTGGATTCGAGCAACCGTTGGTTGCTTGAACACAGCGGCGAATTCACGCTGACCGGTGCAACTGTCGTCGCGGGACATCAAACAGCCGGGCGAGGAAGGCATGCTCGCAATTGGTCTGACTTGCCCGGCAGTTCCCTGCTGTGCAGCGTGCTGTTGAAAGTCCCAGGACAACATCCAGCTAAAGGTTTTTTGGCCATGCTGCCGGCAATTGCATTGGCCCGCGCGATTCTGAAACACGACGGCGGAGCTGAAGTGAGTCTGAAGTGGCCTAATGACGTTTTACTGGCAACGCGAAAGACCGCCGGTATCCTGGCTGAGTCTGCCGGACCAGATCTAATCGTTGTGGGTATTGGTGTCAATATCCAGGCCGTTCCGGCTGAAGAATTCATCTATCCTGCGACATCATTGTCCGAAGGATCGCGGTGGCATCCGACCCGCGAGATTCTGCTCGCGGAATTGCTAAACGAATGGGAGCCGTTGTTCGACATGTTCCTCAACGAGCAGTTTCCCGAATTGCGCACCGCATGGGAAGCGTTGGGCCCCGTTGAGGGCACGCGCCTGAAGCGCGTTGAGGCGGGCGAGGAGATTGTCGGTGAATATGCGGGAATCGGCACGCATGGCGAGCTGAGGCTCCGCCTTGCCAATGGTGAGGTTCGTGAGTTGTTTAGCGGTGACGTGTCCTTCGCATGAGCGTTTTTGTCGGGATTGACGTCGGCAATACGCACACGACCATCGGTTGGTGGAATGGCGCGTGGCAGCATGAATGGCGGCTGACGACGAAGGCGCAACGCACGCGCGACGAGTGGACGATTGTGCTGGAAGCCACGCTGCGTCGTGCTGGTTATCCATTGCAGGACATCGCGCAAATGGCCGTTTCCTCGGTCGTCCCTGCAGTTACGGCCGACTTAAGCTATGCGGCTCGCGAGCTGAAATTACCATGTGATGTGATTTCCGCCGGCCACATTCACAGCGTACACATTGCTTATGATCCGCCGGAGGCTGTCGGAGCGGACCGGCTTTGCGGTGTGGCGGCAGCGCTGCACAAACTGGGAGCGCCCGTCATCGTGGCCGACCTTGGCACCGCGACCGTGATTGATGTCGTGGATGCTGCAAGAGTCTATCGCGGCGGGATTATTGCGCCGGGCGTGGCGACGGCGGCGGAGAGTCTGCACCAGGCCACGGCGTTGCTTCCCAAAGTGAACCTGAATTTCCCGGAGAACGTGATCGGCGGGAACACCGTCGAGGCGATTCAAAGTGGAATTCTGTACGGGGCGATTTCGCTGATAGACGGCCTGGTGGTCCGGATTCAAACGGAAATCGGCCCGGCGCCCGTTGTGGCCACGGGAGGCTTTGCCGACCTGCTGCGAGGGGCCAGCGAGACGATTACCCACGTGGATCAGCGCCTCGTTCTGGAAGGGATGAGGCTGTTGGCGATGCGCGAATGGTCGTGACACGCCTTCTCCTTCTCGTTTTGCTTGCCGGAGCAGCCGCTGGGGCGGAGATACGGCTGATTTACCCCGTTTGGCGACTCCGGACGGAAAGTTCACTTATGACCGGCGGTTGGATTCGACGTTCGTTTTTGGCCACGTCATGGGCTACCAGCCTGGAATGTCCTTGACCTGCATGGGTCAGCCGCTGAATTTGACGACGGATGGCGCGTTCTTGGCATTTGTTCCGATTCCGTGGGAAGCTGAAACATTAGGCTGGTCGTTCGCTCTAACTAATGTAGGGGCAGGCATTTCAGGGCTGTTCTTCCCGTATGAGCCGGCCCCTGAGGCAACCGACCCGGTCTGGCAGGAGCTGGACGGGGTGGTTGGTTTTGTGGTCAATGACCCGACGTCACACACGCGAACGGTACCGGGGGGAAGTTACCATTTGTTTCCCAGTGTGGGAACAGAGTTGGCCGTCAACGCTGTTACAGAGAAGTGGGCGCGGTTTGAATTGGGTGAGGGCCGGACAGGAGCCATCGAACGTCGGTTTGTGGACAGCACGGGCGTCATCGCGCCGGGCTATGCTACGTTGGGTAACGGCCAGGTCGGTCCGGTGTCAACAACCAAGTTGCGTTCAACGGTCGGTGTGGAGTTTGCCGTCAGTGGGCGGACCCTTAATGAGGTGCAAACAAGTCCGGACGGCCGCGAGGTCTTGATCACGCTCTTTCAAACACGAGCGGCCATAGATCGAATTCGATACATCGGCGCCGCACGCGAGTTCATCGAGGACATCACGTGGTCGCAAGGCGCGGAGACCCTGACGTTGCGTGTGCTCGTTCGGCATCGCAGTTTGGTAGGCTATCGGGTTGAGGCGAGTGATTCGACATGGACGCTGAATCTCGATTTTTCAAGTGACAACGCTGACCGTTTACGCGGGAAGACGATTGTGCTTGATCCGGGACATGGCGGAACCGCCGACGGAGCGATCGGTCCGCGCGGCTCGAAGGAGAAGGATGTTGTCTTACGTTGGTCCGAGGTCCTTACCGACGTTTTGCGGGCCAATGGCGCGGTTGTTTACCGCACCCGCGAGGCCGATGTAGCCATGGACTTGCATGAACGGGCGAATTTCGCGCGCCTACACAACACCGATGCGTTCTTGAGTTTGCATGCTAACGCGTTGCCTGACGGAGAGAATCCGTTCGAGCGCCGCGGTTGCGGTACATATTACTATCAATCTCTGAGCCGGGGCCTCGCAGAGACGGTGCACGAGGCGATTCTGTCGCGCACCGGTTTGGCCGATGATGGAGTTTTCGACGCAAATTTCGCCGTGGTTCGTCCCACGGATTTCCCCGCGGTGCTTATCGAGGCCGCGTACATTATGCACCCCGATGAAGAGCTGCTGCTGAGCGACGACCAGTTCCTGCGTCAACTGTCGCGCGGAGTTACAGACGGGCTCGTCAAGTTTTTCAGCAAGGTTCCCGCGAGGTAGAGATTGGAGAAACAGTATTTGTCCCGGGCCGGCATGGAAAAGCTGCAGGCCGAACTCAATGAGTGGAAGTACGTCAAGCGGCCCGAAATGGTCAAGCAACTGCAAGTCGCGCGCGAGCACGGTGACCTGTCAGAGAATGCTGAATACCATGCCGCCAAGGAAGAGCTGGCGCGAATTGATGCAAAAATTCACAAGCTCGAAGCCATGATGCATTCCGCCATTATGATTGACTCGAGTAAAATCGTCGCTGACCAAGTGCGGTTGCTCACTCGCGTCAAAGTGCTCGATCCGAAAAAGAAGTCGGAACGGATGTTTACAATCGTTTCGCCGGCTGAAGCCAACCCCGCGGAAGGCCGAATCAGCCATCTTTCACCCATCGGCCAAGGCTTAATGGGAGCCAAGGTCGGGGATAGCGTGGAAATCACAATTCCATCTGGTGTCGTGGAATGGACAATCCTGGAAATCTTTCCGCTGGAATGAGCGGTAGAAAGGAAGAGCCCATGGAAGGCACAGTCAGACGGTTGACCCGTTCCACACGCGAACGCGTTTTCGCGGGAGTGTGCGGCGGTGCGGCAGCGTATCTGGGAATTGACCCTGCGCTTACTCGTATCGTGTTTGTGGCGATTACTCTGATTACCGGTGTGGGACCGGGCGTATTGGTCTACCTGGCCGCGTGGGCGCTCGTGCCCGAAAGTGACGGCACACGGGTCACCTCGAGCACGACCGGTAATCGGCGGATCATGGCCTTTATGCTGCTGGCGATCGGTCTGCTCGGCCTGGGAGTGGCGACCATTCTCCGCGAAGAGAACGAAAGCTCCGCAGCCTTCCTCGGCCCAATAGTGGTAATTGTGTTAGCCGCCGTTCTCCTGGCGAAGAAAGGCGACGCTACCGCCAATCTCGATACCTACACGATGGAGGGAACGAACATGAGCGGTGAATCGAGCGAGCCGCGGCGCCTCTTGCGGACGGCCAATGACAAGAAAATCGCGGGCATCTGCGGCGGATTCGGTTCGTATTTCAAAGTGGATCCGACGCTCGTGCGCGTGTTGTGGATTCTGGCGGTTTTCCTGAGTGCCGGCGTGGCACTCCTGCTCTACCTCATTCTCTGGATTGTCATGCCGCTTGACATTGATCCGGATACTCTGTCCAGTCGTTCAACGTAAGGAACTGCATGCGCCCTGACGTCCGTAATTTCTGTATCATTGCTCATATTGATCACGGCAAGTCAACTCTGGCCGACCGACTGCTTGAGTTGACGCACACACTTGATCAGCGGCAGATGACGACGCAGGTGCTTGACAACATGGATCTCGAAAAAGAGCGCGGGATCACAATCAAGATGCACCCAATCACGATGCAGTATCCCGCACGTGACGGGAAACTGTACACGCTCAATCTGATTGACACGCCGGGGCATGTGGATTTTACGTACGAAGTGTCGCGCAGTCTGAAGGCTTGCGAAGGCGCAATCCTGGTTGTGGACGCGAGTCAGGGCATGGAGGCCCAGACGCTCTCGAATCTATACTTGGCGCTGGATTCCAATCTGGAGATTCTGCCGGTACTGAACAAAGTGGATTTGCCCGTGGCCCGACCTGATGAAATCGCTCATCAGGTCGGTGAGTTATTGGGGATGGACCCGGACGAGATATTGCGCGTCTCCGGCAAGACGGGAGTCGGCGTGCCGGAGTTGTTGGAAGCTATTGTCACTCGTTTTCCGCCGCCGCGCGGGTCCATTGATGAACCGCTCCGCGCGCTGATCTTTGATTCACAGTACGACACGTATCGCGGAGCAATTGCGCATGTGCGTGTCGTGGACGGCGTCGTCAAACCAGGTCAGAAAATTCGCTTCGCCGCGACGGAAAAAGAGTTCGACGTTCAAGAAGTAGGCATCCTGCGCATGGCGCAGATTCGGCGCGAGGAACTTGTCGCGGGCGATGTGGGTTATGTCGTCAGCGGCTGCCGAGACGTACGTGACATTCGCGTAGGCGATACGATTCTCAACGGCGGCGACTTGACCGCTGAACCGCTGGCGGGCTACCGCGAAGTTAAACCGATGGTATTCGCGGGCATCTATCCGGCGGACAACAGCGACTACGAGTTGCTGCGCGATTCGTTGTCTAAACTAAGTCTCAACGACAGCGCGCTCATTTATGAGGCCGAGACTTCGGTAGCCCTCGGCTTTGGTTTTCGAGTCGGCTTTCTGGGGCTGCTGCACTTCGAGGTCATCCAGGAACGGCTCGAACGCGAATACAATCTCGATCTTGTCTGCACGGTGC
Proteins encoded:
- a CDS encoding biotin--[acetyl-CoA-carboxylase] ligase gives rise to the protein MIAWDEKQLHWHLSTRRFGRQARYFDVLDSSNRWLLEHSGEFTLTGATVVAGHQTAGRGRHARNWSDLPGSSLLCSVLLKVPGQHPAKGFLAMLPAIALARAILKHDGGAEVSLKWPNDVLLATRKTAGILAESAGPDLIVVGIGVNIQAVPAEEFIYPATSLSEGSRWHPTREILLAELLNEWEPLFDMFLNEQFPELRTAWEALGPVEGTRLKRVEAGEEIVGEYAGIGTHGELRLRLANGEVRELFSGDVSFA
- the greA gene encoding transcription elongation factor GreA, which encodes MEKLQAELNEWKYVKRPEMVKQLQVAREHGDLSENAEYHAAKEELARIDAKIHKLEAMMHSAIMIDSSKIVADQVRLLTRVKVLDPKKKSERMFTIVSPAEANPAEGRISHLSPIGQGLMGAKVGDSVEITIPSGVVEWTILEIFPLE
- a CDS encoding type III pantothenate kinase; this encodes MSVFVGIDVGNTHTTIGWWNGAWQHEWRLTTKAQRTRDEWTIVLEATLRRAGYPLQDIAQMAVSSVVPAVTADLSYAARELKLPCDVISAGHIHSVHIAYDPPEAVGADRLCGVAAALHKLGAPVIVADLGTATVIDVVDAARVYRGGIIAPGVATAAESLHQATALLPKVNLNFPENVIGGNTVEAIQSGILYGAISLIDGLVVRIQTEIGPAPVVATGGFADLLRGASETITHVDQRLVLEGMRLLAMREWS
- a CDS encoding PspC domain-containing protein — encoded protein: MSGESSEPRRLLRTANDKKIAGICGGFGSYFKVDPTLVRVLWILAVFLSAGVALLLYLILWIVMPLDIDPDTLSSRST
- a CDS encoding acetyl-CoA carboxylase biotin carboxylase subunit, which produces MKSILIANRGEIAVRVARTCREMGIKTIAVYSDVDCDSLHVREMDEAYALGGSTPGESYLVQDKIIEIAKRSGAEAIHPGYGFLSENAGFADRVAREGLIWVGPPASAINAMGSKTEARALMIAANVPVVPGTKGAVASADEAIEFARKAGFPVLLKAAAGGGGKGMRVVRNEADLAAALAAAQREAKSAFGDDAVYVEKYLEEPKHIEVQIFADKHGDAIYLGERECSMQRRHQKIIEEAPSAAVSPELRKRIGETAVMAAKACGYANAGTCEFLLDKSGEFYFLEMNTRLQVEHPVTEMVTGLDLVRMQIEVARGEKLKLKQADVQLRGHAIEVRVYAEDVMAGFLPSTGTLEVWRPATGPGLREDTGMYEGAEISRFYDPMISKLVAYGENREAAIDRMCRALREYYVAGVMTNVGFCHFVLKRDEFRSGEFDTGTVERILLPAYGEYVRSGEDIPEWLPAAIAVANKIYRTKREQYTPNGHPASGWKTGGRTKSLKNRW
- a CDS encoding methylmalonyl-CoA mutase produces the protein MEQRERWRKALDALTSKHAERRPKFVTESGLAVEPLYEPDVSFDPADRLGYPGQFPFTRGVQPNMYRGKFWTMRQYAGFGTAEESNARYRYLLSQGTTGLSVAFDLPTQIGYDSDSAEAAGEVGRVGVAVSSIEDMQVLFHDIPLEKVSTSMTINATAPVLMALYIAVARSRGIAESDLEGTVQNDILKEFIARGTYIYPPTQSLRLVTDVIDYCRVNLPKWNTISISGYHIREAGSTAVQELAFTFSNAAAYVRAAQARGLDIDAFAPRLAFFWGCHNNFLEEIAKFRASRRIWAKLMRDRLGAKSERSWMLRFHTQTAGCTLTAQQPDNNAVRVTLQALAAVLGGTQSLHTNALDEALGLPTERTAQVALRTQQIIAYESGVADTVDPLGGSYYVEELTNRIEAEVWQEIDHVEQLGGSVAAIEKHYFQDAIAREAYRYQKEVEDLDRVIVGVNKFHVAEKGEPPVLHVDPSLEEKQRANLAKLRRERDATKVATSLTQLRAAAQGTENMMPVLIAAVEHKATLGEISNCLREAWGVYTDV
- a CDS encoding N-acetylmuramoyl-L-alanine amidase produces the protein MATPDGKFTYDRRLDSTFVFGHVMGYQPGMSLTCMGQPLNLTTDGAFLAFVPIPWEAETLGWSFALTNVGAGISGLFFPYEPAPEATDPVWQELDGVVGFVVNDPTSHTRTVPGGSYHLFPSVGTELAVNAVTEKWARFELGEGRTGAIERRFVDSTGVIAPGYATLGNGQVGPVSTTKLRSTVGVEFAVSGRTLNEVQTSPDGREVLITLFQTRAAIDRIRYIGAAREFIEDITWSQGAETLTLRVLVRHRSLVGYRVEASDSTWTLNLDFSSDNADRLRGKTIVLDPGHGGTADGAIGPRGSKEKDVVLRWSEVLTDVLRANGAVVYRTREADVAMDLHERANFARLHNTDAFLSLHANALPDGENPFERRGCGTYYYQSLSRGLAETVHEAILSRTGLADDGVFDANFAVVRPTDFPAVLIEAAYIMHPDEELLLSDDQFLRQLSRGVTDGLVKFFSKVPAR
- the lepA gene encoding elongation factor 4, producing the protein MRPDVRNFCIIAHIDHGKSTLADRLLELTHTLDQRQMTTQVLDNMDLEKERGITIKMHPITMQYPARDGKLYTLNLIDTPGHVDFTYEVSRSLKACEGAILVVDASQGMEAQTLSNLYLALDSNLEILPVLNKVDLPVARPDEIAHQVGELLGMDPDEILRVSGKTGVGVPELLEAIVTRFPPPRGSIDEPLRALIFDSQYDTYRGAIAHVRVVDGVVKPGQKIRFAATEKEFDVQEVGILRMAQIRREELVAGDVGYVVSGCRDVRDIRVGDTILNGGDLTAEPLAGYREVKPMVFAGIYPADNSDYELLRDSLSKLSLNDSALIYEAETSVALGFGFRVGFLGLLHFEVIQERLEREYNLDLVCTVPSVEYRAILADGEVRLVENPVNLPGAGEMEYMEEPYVRSSIITPEEYIGAIMQLCIEARGTYINTEYIDTARVNLHYELPLAEIIFDFYDRLKSISRGYASFDYEILDYRQSELTRLDILVNAEIVDALSVIVHKDKAYDWGRRVCDRLVDLIPRQMFEVAIQAAVGSRVIARSTVRAMRKNVLAKCYGGDISRKRKLLEKQKAGKKRMKSVGNVEIPQEAFLAILKAE